In the Pseudolabrys taiwanensis genome, one interval contains:
- a CDS encoding CpaF family protein, with translation MSGRFSKRAAASEPAAVAEAPPPAPLVTFSVLPEASPVEAPPLQPANPLLSGKLLDAKVRLHRKLIEEINLSAIDKLPEEEVRRHVTGLVSQYVLSERLALNAQELADFVSEILDEMTGLGPLEPLLKDPSIADILINGHECVYVERHGMLEPLPVRFKDEQHLLRIINKIVSAVGRRVDESHPLCDARLQDGSRVNVAVRPIGVDGPLVSIRKFSKKKLDLSRLVEVDALRPPMAEVLAAAVRARISTIISGGTGSGKTTMLNALSAFISEKERLLTIEDAAELQLQQPHVGRMETRPPNIEGKGEIRQRDLVKNALRMRPDRIILGECRGEEAFDMLQAMNTGHEGSMATIHANTPRDAVTRLEQMIGMAGLPMTVASIRGQIANAVGLIVQLSRQSDGKRKVTSIAEITGLEGDIIQMQEIFKYVRTGTKPDGSVEGHFQATGVRPRFLSHLSTMGIKIPGSYFDPSQPL, from the coding sequence ATGTCCGGCCGTTTCAGCAAACGCGCAGCCGCATCCGAGCCCGCCGCCGTTGCCGAGGCGCCGCCGCCGGCGCCGCTCGTGACCTTCAGCGTCCTGCCGGAAGCGTCGCCGGTCGAGGCGCCGCCGTTGCAGCCGGCCAATCCGCTGCTCAGCGGCAAGCTGCTCGATGCCAAAGTGCGCCTGCACCGCAAGCTGATCGAGGAGATCAACCTCTCGGCCATCGATAAACTGCCGGAGGAAGAGGTGCGGCGGCACGTGACGGGGCTCGTGTCGCAATATGTGCTTTCCGAGCGGCTTGCGCTCAACGCGCAGGAGCTTGCGGACTTCGTCTCGGAAATCCTCGACGAGATGACGGGGCTTGGTCCGCTTGAGCCGTTGCTTAAAGACCCGAGCATCGCCGATATCCTGATCAACGGTCATGAATGCGTCTATGTCGAGCGTCATGGCATGCTCGAGCCGCTGCCGGTGCGCTTCAAGGACGAGCAGCATCTGTTGCGCATCATCAACAAGATCGTCTCGGCGGTCGGCCGGCGCGTCGACGAATCGCACCCGCTCTGCGACGCGCGTCTGCAGGACGGCTCGCGCGTCAACGTCGCGGTGCGGCCGATCGGCGTCGACGGGCCGCTGGTCTCGATCCGTAAGTTCTCCAAGAAGAAGCTCGACCTCTCGCGCCTGGTCGAGGTCGACGCGTTGCGGCCGCCGATGGCGGAAGTGCTCGCCGCGGCGGTGCGCGCCCGCATCTCGACCATCATTTCGGGCGGCACCGGCTCCGGCAAGACGACGATGCTGAACGCGCTGTCCGCCTTCATCTCGGAGAAGGAGCGCTTGCTCACCATCGAGGACGCCGCCGAACTGCAGTTGCAGCAGCCGCATGTCGGTCGCATGGAGACGCGGCCGCCGAACATCGAAGGCAAAGGCGAGATCCGTCAGCGCGATCTCGTCAAGAACGCCCTGCGTATGCGTCCCGACCGCATCATCCTCGGTGAGTGCCGCGGCGAGGAAGCTTTCGACATGCTGCAGGCGATGAACACGGGCCACGAGGGCTCGATGGCGACCATCCACGCGAACACGCCGCGCGACGCCGTCACGCGTCTCGAGCAGATGATCGGCATGGCCGGCTTGCCGATGACCGTCGCCTCGATCCGCGGTCAGATCGCCAACGCCGTCGGCCTTATCGTGCAGCTTTCGCGTCAGTCGGACGGCAAACGCAAGGTGACGTCGATCGCCGAGATCACCGGGCTCGAGGGTGATATCATCCAGATGCAGGAGATCTTCAAATATGTGCGCACCGGCACCAAGCCGGACGGCAGTGTCGAGGGTCACTTCCAGGCGACCGGCGTGCGCCCGCGCTTCCTGTCGCATCTCTCGACCATGGGCATCAAAATTCCCGGCAGCTACTTCGACCCGTCGCAGCCGCTATGA
- a CDS encoding type II secretion system F family protein: MNFDPIYLFYILIGLSAAMLAEGAYLLFYNKASYRKNINRRLKIIDASKTSREDVLVQLRRERGLTASGDYRLPLVNLNQLLLQSGLTIGLGKLVLIVLVLAVGSFVGTMMFDGKISHALFGAVFGGFVLPLMLLKFMRARRQKKFGAQFPDAIDIIVRSLRAGHPVPVAINMVAREMADPVGSEFGLVTDEITYGADLEGAMRNLYYRVGTDDLPLFVTAVAIQGSTGGNLGEILENLSSVIRQRFKMRRKIRSLAAEGRASALILSSLPILMFGVINFMVPDFYASVWHESLTKIALAGAGAWMGIGNFIMYRMVNFKI, translated from the coding sequence ATGAACTTCGACCCGATCTATCTCTTCTACATCCTGATCGGCCTGTCGGCGGCGATGCTGGCGGAAGGCGCCTATCTGCTGTTCTACAACAAGGCGTCCTACCGCAAGAACATCAACCGCCGCCTCAAGATCATCGATGCCAGCAAGACGAGCCGCGAGGATGTGCTGGTGCAGCTCCGCCGCGAACGCGGCCTGACCGCCAGCGGCGACTACCGGCTGCCGCTGGTCAATCTCAATCAACTGCTGCTGCAGTCGGGTCTGACCATCGGTCTCGGCAAGTTGGTGCTCATCGTGCTGGTGCTGGCGGTCGGCTCTTTCGTCGGCACCATGATGTTCGACGGCAAGATTTCGCATGCGCTGTTCGGCGCCGTCTTCGGCGGGTTCGTGCTGCCGCTGATGCTGCTCAAGTTCATGCGGGCGCGGCGCCAGAAGAAGTTCGGCGCGCAGTTCCCCGATGCGATCGACATCATCGTGCGTTCGCTGCGCGCCGGCCATCCGGTGCCGGTCGCCATCAATATGGTGGCGCGTGAAATGGCCGATCCGGTCGGCAGCGAGTTCGGCCTCGTCACCGACGAGATCACTTACGGCGCCGACCTCGAAGGCGCCATGCGCAACCTCTACTATCGTGTCGGCACCGACGATCTGCCGCTGTTCGTCACCGCGGTGGCGATTCAAGGCTCGACCGGCGGCAATCTCGGCGAGATTCTCGAAAACCTGTCATCTGTCATCCGCCAGCGTTTCAAGATGCGCCGCAAGATCCGCTCGTTGGCGGCGGAAGGCCGCGCCTCGGCGCTGATCCTGTCGTCGCTGCCGATCCTGATGTTCGGCGTGATCAATTTCATGGTGCCAGACTTCTACGCCAGCGTCTGGCACGAGAGCCTGACCAAGATCGCGCTGGCCGGCGCCGGGGCCTGGATGGGCATCGGCAACTTCATCATGTACCGCATGGTCAACTTCAAGATCTGA
- a CDS encoding type II secretion system F family protein, with the protein MDTAASIFATMFSDGSSLMLGILVFLTAGILAFSLMAVVRVRGAVKRRAARLVDDSARTPSRSLRHSSVKAVARLIDYTNKHYAASDDGAMKVLRQRLVQAGIYDPRGVAFFFLIRTALAVGLATALFLLLPLFRPVTGGMFWMMVMGAGIVGYVGPSMYLDRRIAARKVEHQSGFPDFMDLLVVCADSGLSMEAALERVGRELGESYPSLTSNIHITNLEIRAGRNLKEALERFAERLALEEARAFATLINQSIDLGSSITDALRVYSEDMRHKRLSRAEEKAYALPAKLSLPMMICIFPVIFVVILLPVVVRLTGGAH; encoded by the coding sequence ATGGACACAGCCGCTTCCATCTTCGCCACGATGTTTAGCGACGGCAGCAGCCTGATGCTCGGCATTCTGGTTTTCTTGACGGCCGGCATTCTGGCATTCTCGCTCATGGCGGTGGTGCGCGTGCGGGGAGCGGTCAAGCGCCGCGCGGCGCGGCTCGTGGACGACAGCGCACGCACGCCGAGCCGGTCGCTGCGCCATTCCAGCGTCAAGGCGGTGGCGCGGCTCATCGATTACACCAACAAGCACTATGCCGCGAGCGACGACGGCGCCATGAAGGTGCTGCGCCAGCGCCTTGTCCAGGCCGGCATCTACGATCCGCGCGGCGTCGCCTTCTTCTTTCTGATCCGCACCGCGCTGGCGGTCGGTCTTGCCACGGCGCTGTTTCTGCTGCTGCCGCTGTTTCGGCCGGTCACCGGCGGCATGTTCTGGATGATGGTGATGGGCGCCGGCATCGTCGGTTATGTCGGCCCGAGCATGTATCTCGACCGGCGCATCGCGGCCCGTAAAGTCGAGCACCAATCCGGCTTTCCGGACTTTATGGATCTGCTCGTGGTCTGCGCCGATTCCGGCCTGTCGATGGAAGCCGCGCTCGAACGCGTCGGGCGCGAACTGGGTGAGAGCTATCCGTCGCTCACGTCGAACATTCACATTACCAACCTCGAAATCCGCGCCGGCCGTAACCTGAAGGAAGCGCTCGAGCGCTTTGCCGAGCGCCTGGCGTTGGAAGAAGCGCGCGCCTTCGCGACCTTGATCAATCAGTCGATCGATCTCGGCTCCTCGATCACGGACGCACTGCGCGTTTATTCGGAGGATATGCGGCACAAGCGCCTGTCGCGTGCGGAGGAGAAGGCCTATGCGCTGCCGGCCAAGCTCTCTTTGCCGATGATGATCTGCATATTCCCTGTCATCTTCGTGGTGATCCTGCTGCCCGTCGTGGTCCGGCTGACCGGTGGCGCGCACTGA
- a CDS encoding tetratricopeptide repeat protein: MRILMPRTLVIAALGLWLAGCNALTTTQSDGLGLKSDGSDAFASASPDIAKAEALPTGDTTTTEPGLFGGNPGDDLNQGKKYFRVGNYGMAERYFRRAVELHPRDAESWIGLAAAYDRLRRFDLADRAYSEAIRLVGPTVEILNNQGYSYMLRGDLKRARQTLLMAQRKDPANRFVQNNLQLLAASAGEAKAVE; this comes from the coding sequence ATGCGTATTCTAATGCCCCGCACGCTGGTGATCGCAGCTCTCGGCCTATGGCTCGCCGGCTGCAACGCCCTGACCACCACGCAATCGGACGGGCTCGGCCTCAAGAGCGACGGTAGCGATGCTTTTGCGTCGGCTTCGCCTGACATCGCCAAAGCCGAGGCGCTGCCCACCGGTGATACCACCACGACCGAGCCAGGCTTGTTCGGCGGCAATCCTGGCGACGATCTCAACCAGGGCAAGAAATATTTCCGCGTCGGCAACTACGGCATGGCCGAGCGCTACTTCCGCCGTGCCGTCGAATTGCATCCGCGCGACGCCGAGTCCTGGATCGGGCTGGCTGCCGCCTACGACCGGCTGCGCCGTTTCGACCTGGCCGACCGCGCCTATAGCGAGGCGATCCGCCTTGTTGGGCCGACGGTCGAGATCCTGAACAACCAGGGCTACTCCTACATGCTGCGCGGTGATCTCAAGCGCGCGCGGCAAACGTTGCTGATGGCGCAGCGGAAAGATCCCGCCAACCGCTTCGTGCAGAACAATCTGCAGCTGCTCGCCGCCAGTGCCGGCGAGGCCAAAGCGGTCGAGTAG
- a CDS encoding TerB family tellurite resistance protein, whose protein sequence is MFEAVRKLLADLTEDGKHPSRFEENDYRVAAAALLVHTAAIDGSISEPERTRLHEVIKQRFELDDEATDELVAEAIEADEQAIDLYHFTARLNRSLDEKGRARVVEMMWQIVFADGAATEFEDNLIWRAADLLHVPGEERIALRERVSGLKTQEEENN, encoded by the coding sequence ATGTTCGAGGCTGTCCGTAAGCTGCTTGCCGACCTGACCGAGGACGGCAAGCACCCGAGCCGTTTCGAGGAAAACGATTACCGCGTCGCCGCGGCCGCGCTGCTGGTGCATACCGCCGCGATCGACGGCAGCATCTCGGAGCCCGAGCGCACCCGGCTGCACGAGGTGATCAAGCAGCGCTTCGAGCTCGACGACGAGGCGACCGACGAACTGGTGGCCGAAGCGATCGAAGCCGACGAGCAGGCGATCGACCTTTACCACTTCACCGCCCGGCTCAATCGTTCGCTCGACGAGAAGGGGCGCGCGCGCGTGGTCGAGATGATGTGGCAGATCGTGTTTGCCGATGGCGCCGCGACCGAGTTCGAGGATAATCTGATCTGGCGCGCGGCCGATCTGTTGCATGTGCCGGGCGAGGAACGCATCGCGCTACGCGAGCGCGTGTCGGGTCTCAAGACCCAAGAAGAAGAGAACAACTGA
- a CDS encoding SDR family NAD(P)-dependent oxidoreductase: MSGLRPVTVITGASAGIGVALAQVFGRAGHELALVARRADRLNALADEIGAKGVSRPLVIVDDLAVAGAGARIGAALAAQGAEPQFMVNNAGFGLVGPVIEHDREEQLAMIDLNVRTLTDLSLAFVDPLARHRGGLLNVASIASFMPGPGSAVYYATKAYVLSFTEALHCELKPRGIRVTALCPGPVQTEFAARAGVDEAHSPPVLLRSPEAVADAGYRGLMAGRRVVIPGLVNRAVTVAVQLVPRRRLLQAIAARQKRRQAAQGT, translated from the coding sequence ATGAGCGGCCTGCGCCCCGTCACGGTGATCACTGGTGCTTCGGCCGGCATCGGCGTCGCGCTGGCGCAGGTGTTTGGGCGGGCCGGCCATGAACTTGCGCTGGTGGCGCGACGGGCCGACCGGCTCAACGCCTTGGCCGACGAGATCGGCGCCAAGGGCGTCAGCCGGCCGCTGGTGATCGTCGACGATCTCGCGGTGGCGGGCGCGGGCGCCCGCATCGGTGCGGCGCTCGCGGCGCAGGGCGCCGAGCCGCAGTTCATGGTCAACAATGCCGGCTTCGGCCTCGTCGGTCCGGTGATCGAGCACGACCGCGAGGAGCAGCTCGCGATGATCGACCTCAACGTTCGCACGCTGACCGACCTGTCGCTCGCCTTTGTCGATCCGCTTGCCCGCCATCGTGGCGGCCTGCTCAACGTCGCGTCGATCGCCAGTTTCATGCCGGGCCCCGGCTCGGCCGTCTATTACGCGACCAAGGCCTATGTGCTGTCCTTCACCGAAGCCCTCCACTGCGAGCTCAAGCCGCGCGGTATCCGCGTCACCGCACTTTGCCCCGGCCCGGTGCAGACCGAGTTTGCCGCCCGCGCCGGGGTCGACGAAGCCCATTCGCCCCCGGTGTTGCTGCGCTCGCCGGAGGCAGTCGCCGACGCCGGTTATCGGGGCCTGATGGCCGGCCGGCGCGTGGTCATCCCCGGTCTCGTCAACAGGGCCGTCACGGTGGCCGTCCAGCTCGTGCCGCGGCGCAGGTTGCTACAAGCGATCGCCGCGC